The following proteins are co-located in the Diorhabda carinulata isolate Delta chromosome 4, icDioCari1.1, whole genome shotgun sequence genome:
- the LOC130892896 gene encoding DNA polymerase delta catalytic subunit, protein MNKRKDTSPQTAFKKLKSDNFLRPPVPPLDPKKDTLIFQELELDHYTANVYPGMPGPQTGKVPIIRLFGVNQTGNSVCCHVHGFSPYFYVNMPNNFPQNELFTFKNKLNDAVMSDSMYPKGQAPEAVLMIELVKGKSLVEFTGYEDETFAKITVALPRMIAIAKRLITTTIVYQPLASHVFFAFESNVDFETRFMVDTNILGCCWIELPSGKWFRRSKQTDFKTTSRCQIETDVSWTDFIVHAPEGEWSSVAKFRVHSIDIECAGRKGIFPEPNVDPIIQIANAVGYHGDKEVIFRNIFTLKSCAPIGHAEVYSFESEEEMLEAWANFVRALDPDVFTGYNINNFDFPYLIDRAKHLKLTQFNYLGRLLEVPSVVKETVTQTKIGRRTYKYINFEGRVPYDMLLVVKRDFKLRSYTLNSVCQEIMGEQKEDVHYSIITDLQNGNEQTRRRLAVYCLKDAELPWRLLNTILSFTNDIEMARVTGVPITSLLTKGEQVKVVAQLLRHARQAGYFMPTHQGAPGSDQYEGATVIEPVRGYYTEPIATLDFSSLYPSIMIAHNLCYTTLIKKPQKEKLNLTEDQITCTPANCMFVKSSVRAGLLPHILQHLLAARKKTKALLKNEEDPVVRTVLNGRQLAYKISANSVYGFTGAQVGKLPCLEISGSVTAYGRTMIEQTKQEVEQHYRIENGYEADAKVIYGDTDSVMVNFKVVSLERSMELGQEAAELVSKKFISPIKLEFEKVYYPYLLINKKRYAGLYWTNTKKYDKMDCKGIETVRRDNCTLVADIIGTCLQKLLINRDPEGAVDYAKQVISDLLQNNVDVSQLVITKELTKNDYAAKQAHVELAKKITKRDPGNAPKLGDRIPYVIVAGTKNAKAFEKAEDPIYVLENNIPIDSKYYLENQLSKPLIRIFQPVLGDNAESILLKGEHTRSKTMVTSKVGALAAFTKKKEVCVGCKSVLTKDYELEAVCGYCKPKESNIYQQELSHHRMLENRYASLFTECQRCQGSLFEEILCTSRDCPIFYIRKKVQIELETTKSKIARFGEPVVVEQDLF, encoded by the exons atgaataaacgAAAGGATACCTCACCGCAAACTGCATTCAAAAAACTAAA ATCCGATAATTTCTTGAGGCCACCAGTACCCCCTTTGGACCCCAAAAAGGATACGCTAATATTTCAAGAACTTGAACTGGACCACTACACCGCTAACGTTTATCCTGGTATGCCAGGACCTCAAACAGGCAAAGTTCCGATTATACGTTTATTCGGAGTCAACCAAACTGGTAATAGCGTTTGTTGTCATGTCCACGGCTTCTCTCCCTATTTTTACGTTAATATGCCGAATAATTTTCCCCAGAACGAATTATTTACTTTCAAGAATAAACTAAATGATGCTGTCATGTCTGATTCAATGTATCCTAAAG GACAGGCGCCCGAAGCTGTTTTGATGATCGAATTGGTTAAAGGCAAATCGTTGGTGGAATTTACCGGATACGAAGACGAAACTTTCGCAAAAATAACAGTCGCTCTACCGAGGATGATAGCGATAGCTAAGAGATTAATAACAACGACGATCGTTTATCAACCGCTGGCTTCTCACGTATTTTTCGCTTTCGAATCTAACGTAGATTTCGAAACTAGATTCATGGTGGACACAAACATATTGGGATGCTGTTGGATAGAATTGCCTTCGGGGAAATGGTTCAGGAGATCGAAACAAACCGATTTCAAAACAACTTCCAGATGCCAGATAGAAACTGACGTATCATGGACGGATTTTATCGTGCACGCCCCCGAAGGCGAATGGTCTTCGGTCGCCAAATTCAGAGTACACAGTATAGATATTGAATGCGCGGGTAGAAAGGGGATATTCCCGGAACCCAACGTAGATCCCATAATACAAATAGCAAACGCTGTTGGTTATCACGGCGATAAGGAAGTAATTTTCAGGAATATTTTCACGTTGAAATCGTGCGCGCCGATTGGACACGCCGAAGTTTACAGTTTCGAAAGTGAAGAAGAAATGTTGGAAGCTTGGGCGAATTTCGTCAGAGCTTTAGATCCTGACGTATTCACCGgatataacataaataatttcgatttcCCTTATCTCATCGATAGGGCGAAACATTTGAAATTGACGCAATTTAATTATTTGGGTAGATTGTTGGAGGTACCTTCTGTGGTAAAAGAAACGGTAACGCAAACGAAAATCGGCAGGAGGacttacaaatatataaattttgaaggGAGGGTGCCTTACGATATGCTATTGGTGGTGAAAAGAGATTTTAAATTGAGATCGTATACGTTGAACAGCGTTTGCCAGGAAATAATGGGGGAACAAAAGGAGGACGTTCATTATAGTATAATTACGGATTTGCAAAACGGCAACGAACAAACTCGAAGACGATTGGCAGTTTATTGTTTAAAAGACGCCGAATTACCTTGGAGATTATTGAATACGATATTAAGTTTCACGAACGATATAGAAATGGCGAGAGTTACCGGAGTACCGATCACTAGTTTATTGACCAAAGGAGAGCAAGTGAAAGTCGTGGCTCAATTATTGAGACACGCCAGACAAGCCGGTTATTTCATGCCGACGCATCAAGGCGCCCCTGGTTCGGATCAATACGAAGGGGCCACTGTTATAGAACCCGTTAGGGGTTATTATACTGAACCGATAGCCACTTTGGATTTCAGTTCTTTATATCCGAGCATTATGATAGCTCATAATTTGTGTTATACGACTCTGATTAAAAAACCCCAaaaggaaaaattgaatttgactGAGGATCAAATAACTTGTACGCCGGCGAATTGCATGTTCGTAAAATCGTCGGTTAGGGCCGGTTTGTTGCCGCACATATTGCAACACCTTTTGGCGGCCAGAAAGAAAACTAAAGCCCTGTTGAAAAACGAAGAAGATCCCGTAGTGAGGACGGTTTTGAACGGTAGACAATTGGCTTATAAAATTTCGGCGAATTCCGTGTACGGTTTTACGGGGGCTCAAGTCGGTAAATTACCGTGTTTGGAAATATCCGGTAGCGTAACTGCCTACGGTAGAACTATGATCGAACAAACCAAACAGGAAGTCGAACAACATTATAGAATCGAAAATGGTTACGAGGCCGATGCTAAAGTTATTTACGGCGATACGGATTCGGTTATGGTTAATTTCAAGGTGGTTTCGTTGGAGAGGAGCATGGAATTGGGACAGGAAGCCGCCGAATTGGTCAGCAAGAAATTCATATCGCCCATAAAATTGGAATTTGAAAAGGTTTATTATCCATACTTACtcatcaataaaaaaag ATACGCCGGACTTTATTGGACGAACACGAAGAAATACGACAAAATGGATTGCAAGGGTATCGAAACGGTGCGTCGCGACAATTGCACTTTAGTGGCCGACATCATAGGCACGTGCTTACAAAAACTCCTCATAAACAGAGATCCGGAGGGCGCCGTCGATTACGCCAAACAAGTGATATCCGATCTGTTACAAAACAACGTCGATGTCTCCCAATTGGTCATCACCAAGGAATTGACGAAGAACGATTATGCCGCCAAACAGGCGCACGTCGAACTGGccaaaaaaataacgaaaaggGATCCCGGAAACGCGCCCAAATTAGGCGATCGCATCCCTTACGTCATAGTCGCCGGTACGAAAAACGCGAAAGCGTTCGAAAAAGCCGAAGACCCCATATATGTATTGGAAAACAACATCCCCATCGATTCGAAATATTATCTGGAAAATCAATTATCGAAACCTTTGATAAGGATTTTTCAACCGGTTTTGGGCGATAACGCCGAATCGATATTATTGAAAGGTGAACATACGAGAAGTAAAACGATGGTGACTTCGAAAGTGGGCGCTTTGGCGGCATTTACCAAGAAAAAAGAAGTTTGCGTCGGCTGCAAATCGGTATTGACGAAAGATTACGAACTAGAAGCCGTTTGTGGTTATTGCAAACCGAAGGAATCCAACATTTACCAACAGGAATTGAGCCATCACCGTATGTTGGAAAATAGATACGCTTCCTTGTTTACAGAATGTCAGAGGTGTCAGGGTTCGTTATTCGAAGAGATATTGTGCACTAGTAGGGATTGTcccattttttatataaggaaaaaagtGCAAATTGAATTGGAAACGACTAAATCGAAAATCGCCAGATTTGGAGAACCTGTTGTCGTGGAACaagatttattttaa
- the LOC130892900 gene encoding uncharacterized protein LOC130892900, producing MAQAFITTAKNTYRWNVQEKTKPIKQEKYYDECYGKNVEWLTEKDLGGKITEHFEEIEKAVKELQAKRMSLTTYRTDYCKDWKKVIDSESKEDIVENELAKHFEQLYEEKKTRKILPTIESQRILGFLASSRMYTPITTYQNDYGRLGYERLPKILTKT from the exons ATGGCTCAAGCGTTCATTACCACAGCGAAAAATACTTATAGATGGAATgtacaagaaaaaacaaaacc tataaaacaagaaaagtaTTACGACGAATGTTAcggaaaaaatgttgaatggtTAACAGAAAAAGATTTGGGAGGAAAAATAACA GAACatttcgaagaaattgaaaaagcagtCAAAGAACTCCAAGCGAAACGAATGTCGTTAACTACTTATAGAACAGATTATTGCAAAGATTGGAAAAAAG TTATAGATTCAGAGAGTAAAGAagatattgttgaaaatgagttagcaaaacattttgaacaattgtatgaagaaaaaaaaactcgcaAAATTTTACCGACTATCGAAAGTCAAAGAA TATTGGGATTTTTGGCATCTTCAAGAATGTACACGCCAATTACCACTTATCAAAACGATTATGGTAGACTAGGTTATGAACGTCTTCCCAAAATTCTAActaaaacataa